The following proteins come from a genomic window of Crassostrea angulata isolate pt1a10 chromosome 1, ASM2561291v2, whole genome shotgun sequence:
- the LOC128192246 gene encoding uncharacterized protein LOC128192246 — translation MKETFSYVIKESDKSGTGARTKRCAADNIIRSVEKLKISKPESEEKVTRTKSRKKIEFSTEDEHSYSARRATQAQNFLPNDDEISAYKESLKILLGRDIQHHMSEFRWMRHCLPKNIPHNLSHVMSKKSNIHLLPVSLSNETSYGWCLKILDEYTEMVNRWYTKAGRGDELDYIAIPIGGDQLTRVRLQGAKCLRASAHTRQQRFEHLYPVVTELFHILQDFLEKMCKILLKVTNVKDAGTLGKLRILIERNNVNGHVKQRFKAHEDFIITCGQAYFLSFVMEKFQMEDLNSKPSHPLLPENVKMLHQPSKEKVFFSEIMDDIVSSIFEPFKL, via the exons ATGAAGGAGACGTTCTCCTATGTCATCAAAGAAAGTGACAAAAGTGGGACTGGTGCCAGGACTAAAAGATGTGCGGCAGACAACATTATTAGATCCGTGGAAAAGCTCAAGATTTCTAAACCAGAATCTGAGGAAAAGGTCACTCGCACGAAGTCACGAAAGAAAATCGAGTTTTCGACAGAGGACGAACATTCTTATTCTGCTCGTAGAGCAACTCAAG CTCAGAATTTCCTTCCTAACGATGATGAAATATCTGCTTATAAGGAAAGCCTTAAGATTTTGTTAGGAAGAGACATACAACATCATATGAGTGAATTTCGGTGGATGAGGCACTGCTTACCAAAGAACATCCCACATAACCTCTCCCATGTGATGAGTAAGAAATCAAACATTCATCTCTTGCCAGTGTCTCTGAGCAATGAAACGTCCTATGGTTGGTGCTTAAAAATACTGGACGAGTACACGGAAATGGTAAACCGATGGTACACAAAAGCTGGACGAG gTGATGAGCTTGATTACATTGCTATTCCTATTGGAGGGGATCAGCTTACTAGAGTAAGACTGCAGGGGGCAAAGTGCTTGAGAGCAAGTGCACACACAAGGCAACAACGATTTGAACATCTTTACCCGGTTGTAACTGAGTTGTTTCACATTTTGCAAGATTTTTTGGAG aaaatgtgcaaaatccTCCTAAAGGTAACAAATGTCAAAGATGCAGGAACATTGGGAAAACTGCGAATCCTCATAGAACGCAACAATGTGAATGGTCATGTAAAGCAAAGGTTCAAG GCACATGAAGACTTTATCATAACTTGTGGTCAGGCATACTTCCTCTCCTTTGTCatggaaaaatttcaaatggAGGACTTGAACAGTAAGCCAAGTCATCCGCTCTTAcctgaaaatgtgaaaatgcTGCACCAACCATCAAaggaaaaagtttttttttcagaaattatgGATGATATTGTCAGTTCAATCTTTGAACCTTTCAAATTATAG
- the LOC128192257 gene encoding ATP-dependent DNA helicase Q1-like, producing MQKIHGVNTHSQSQLHGPFRQSSEKLGIDFDLKEKQIEILKALYTGKDCVGILPTGYCKSLICQHLPYFLQRKFGSSQPKLVSTVCPLNSLMEDQCMALRKKGLRVCMLNTEGTKGLSYKLDNSSSDDEDEGDDKEVVPKFVQLPAIQDGNVDLLYSHPEALFTGKAMSKMLRSDKYQKRSGAIVVDEVHIVKQW from the exons ATGCAAAAAATACATGGAGTTAATACTCACTCCCAATCGCAACTTCAtgggcctttccggcagagcTCGGAAAAATTGGGAATTGACtttgatttgaaagaaaaacagaTAGAGATTTTAAAAGCCTTATATACTGGCAAAGACTGTGTCGGTATTCTACCAACTGGTTATTGCAAAAGCCTTATTTGTCAACATTTGCCATATTTTCTGCAGAGAAAATTCGGTTCGTCCCAACCAAAGCTTGTTTCGACCGTTTGTCCGTTAAATTCGTTGATGGAGGACCAGTGCATGGCACTAAGGAAAAAGGGGTTAAGAGTTTGTATGTTAAATACAGAGGGGACGAAGGGATTGTCGTACAAACTTGACAATTCTTCCTCTGATGATGAAGACGAAG GTGATGATAAGGAGGTTGTTCCCAAGTTTGTTCAATTACCAGCAATTCAGGATGGGAATGTTGACCTTTTATACTCACACCCAGAGGCCCTCTTCACAGGAAAGGCTATGTCAAAGATGTTAAGGTCGGACAAATATCAGAAACGCTCAGGTGCTATTGTTGTGGATGAGGTCCACATTGTAAAACAGTGGTAA